The following proteins are co-located in the Phragmites australis chromosome 10, lpPhrAust1.1, whole genome shotgun sequence genome:
- the LOC133930918 gene encoding uncharacterized protein LOC133930918, translated as MDKVLAFSIMSASPADIAAGAGLGRRWTRLSWRRSADDQGEPTQARRQRDKEEGSRTRSHDNKERARAEKMAFPRFAPEFDGIDCFETIVSH; from the coding sequence atggACAAGGTGCTGGCGTTCTCGATCATGAGCGCGTCGCCGGCCGAcatcgccgccggcgccggcctcGGCCGGCGCTGGACCCGGCTGTCGTGGCGGAGGAGCGCGGACGACCAGGGGGAGCCCACGCAGGCGAGGCGGCAGAGGGACAAGGAGGAGGGCTCGCGCACCCGCTCCCACGACAACAAAGAGCGCGCGCGGGCAGAGAAGATGGCCTTCCCGCGGTTCGCGCCGGAGTTCGACGGGATCGACTGCTTCGAGACCATCGTGTCGCATTAG
- the LOC133930920 gene encoding uncharacterized protein LOC133930920: MDKILAFSILSSSPADIAAGGYSTRLSWRSSGGKQQEVERAPKQEKAERQSSRPVTERKVKTTARFAPEFDGINCFESIVSF, from the coding sequence ATGGACAAGATCCTGGCTTTCTCCATCCTGAGCTCGTCCCCTGCCGACAtcgcggccggcgggtactCCACCAGGCTCTCGtggaggagctccggcggcaAGCAGCAGGAGGTGGAGAGGGCGCCGAAGCAGGAGAAGGCCGAGCGCCAGAGCTCACGGCCGGTGACGGAGAGGAAGGTGAAGACAACGGCGCGGTTCGCGCCGGAGTTCGACGGGATCAACTGCTTCGAGTCCATAGTTTCCTTCTGA
- the LOC133931357 gene encoding protein EXORDIUM-like 3: MQHLGVLFVALLVAPLAVAWRPWPPRNGTGEDVAGVGASKKFEGSSEFVKLEYHMGPVLAAVITVHPIWYGPWPVAQKRTIRAFLRSLSPSSEEEKAIPSPSVAAWWRTVRLYTDQTSANVSAVVTLGQEKSDARMSHGARLSRMDIQSVVRDAVTARTRPLPVDSGGVYLVLTSPEVLVENFCGTVCGFHYFTFPSVVGYTLPYAWVGNSARRCPEVCAYPFAIPSYVPGRRPESPPNGDVGVDGMVSVIAHELAEMASNPLANAWYAGTDPSFPTEIADLCEGIYGTGGGGAYTGQLLTDGRSGASYNVNGAGGRKFLVQWVWNPVVSYCSGPNALDQ, from the coding sequence ATGCAGCACCTCGGTGTCCTCTTTGTGGCTCTCCTCGtcgcgccgctcgccgtcgcgtGGCGCCCGTGGCCGCCGCGCAACGGCACGGGCGAGGACGTCGCGGGGGTCGGCGCGTCCAAGAAGTTCGAGGGCTCGTCGGAGTTCGTGAAGCTGGAGTACCACATGGGCCccgtcctcgccgccgtcaTCACCGTGCACCCCATCTGGTACGGCCCGTGGCCCGTCGCGCAGAAGCGCACCATCCGCGCCTTCCTCCGCTCCCTCTCGCCGTCGtccgaggaggagaaggccatcCCGTCTCCGTCCGTGGCCGCGTGGTGGCGCACGGTGCGGCTGTACACCGACCAGACCTCGGCGAACGTGTCGGCGGTGGTGACGCTGGGGCAGGAGAAGTCAGACGCGCGCATGTCCCACGGCGCGCGGCTGTCGCGGATGGACATCCAGTCCGTGGTCCGGGACGCGGTGACCGCGCGCACGCGGCCGCTCCCCGTGGACTCCGGCGGCGTGTACCTAGTGCTCACCTCCCCGGAGGTGCTGGTGGAGAACTTCTGCGGCACCGTGTGCGGCTTCCACTACTTCACCTTCCCGTCCGTGGTGGGGTACACGCTCCCCTACGCGTGGGTCGGCAACTCCGCGCGGCGGTGCCCGGAGGTGTGCGCGTACCCGTTCGCCATCCCGTCCTACGTTCCTGGGCGGAGGCCCGAGTCGCCGCCCAACGGCGACGTGGGCGTGGACGGCATGGTGAGCGTCATCGCCCACGAGCTGGCCGAGATGGCGTCCAACCCGCTCGCCAACGCGTGGTACGCGGGGACCGATCCGTCGTTCCCGACGGAGATCGCGGACCTGTGCGAGGGGATCTacggcaccggcggcggcggggcgtaCACGGGGCAGCTGCTGACGGACGGGCGGTCCGGCGCGTCGTACAACGTGAACGGCGCCGGCGGGCGCAAGTTCCTGGTGCAGTGGGTGTGGAACCCCGTCGTCAGCTACTGCTCCGGCCCCAACGCGCTCGATCAGTAG
- the LOC133931358 gene encoding uncharacterized protein LOC133931358 yields the protein MALEGFLTALVFCEAPLEDAYGMSVTTGVRFTAAPRPVDVSKLAAVEAKEAKSRSPQRRPEYAPALDGLNCFETVVMHRGSH from the coding sequence ATGGCGCTGGAGGGGTTTTTGACGGCGCTGGTCTTCTGCGAGGCGCCGCTGGAGGATGCCTACGGCATGTCGGTGACCACCGGCGTGAGGTTCACCGCGGCACCCCGTCCCGTGGACGTGTCGAAGCTCGCGGCCGTGGAAGCCAAGGAAGCCAAGTCGCGGTCGCCGCAGCGGCGGCCAGAGTACGCGCCGGCGCTCGACGGCCTGAACTGCTTCGAGACCGTCGTCATGCACCGAGGGAGCCATTGA
- the LOC133930922 gene encoding granule-bound starch synthase 1, chloroplastic/amyloplastic-like — MAALATSQLGTTHVGFGIADRSALPMIRRGVQGLRPGTSADTLSMRTSARAMPKQSRRVQRGSRRFPSVVVCATGGMNVVFVGAEMAPWSKTGGLGDVLGGLPPAMAANGHRVMVISPRYDQYNDAWDTSVVAEIKVADRYERVRFFHCYKRGVDRVFIDHPSFLERVWGKTGEKIYGPTTGTDYKDNQLRFSLLCQAALEAPRILSLNNNPYFSGPYGDDVVFVCNDWHTGPLSCYLKNNYRPNGIYRNAKVAFCIHNISYQGRFAFADFPELNLPEMFKSSFDFIDGYDTPVEGRKINWMKAGILEADKVLTVSPYYAQELVSGEARGCELDNIMRLTGITGIVNGMDVSEWDPSKDKYNTVKYDATTAVTAKALNKEALQAEVGLPVDRKIPLVAFIGRLEEQKGPDVMAAAIPQLMEEDVQIILLGTGKKKFERMLMSAEEKYPNKVRAVVKFNAALAHHIMAGADLLAITSRFEPCGLIQLQGMRYGTPCACASTGGLVDTVVEGKTGFHMGRLSVDCEVVEPADVQKVATTLKRAIKVVGTPVYEEMIKNCMIQDLSWKGPAKNWENVLLSMGVAGSEPGIEGEEIAPLARENVAAP, encoded by the exons ATGGCGGCTCTGGCCACGTCCCAGCTCGGCACCACGCACGTCGGCTTCGGCATCGCCGACAGGTCGGCGCTGCCCATGATCCGCCGCGGTGTCCAGGGCCTGAGGCCCGGTACCTCGGCGGACACTCTCAGCATGAGGACCAGCGCGCGCGCGATGCCCAAGCAATCACGGAGGGTGCAACGCGGGAGCCGCAGGTTCCCCTCCGTCGTCGTGTGCGCCACCGGCGGCATGAACGTCGTTTTCGTGGGCGCCGAGATGGCGCCCTGGAGCAAGACCGGAGGCCTCGGCGACGTCCTCGGCGGACTCCCGCCGGCCATGGCC GCGAATGGGCACCGGGTCATGGTCATCTCCCCCCGGTACGACCAGTACAACGACGCCTGGGACACCAGCGTCGTGGCTGAG ATCAAGGTGGCAGACAGGTACGAGAGAGTGAGATTCTTCCACTGCTACAAGCGTGGAGTTGATCGTGTGTTCATTGACCACCCATCGTTCCTGGAGAGG GTTTGGGGAAAGACCGGTGAGAAGATCTACGGGCCTACCACTGGAACGGATTACAAGGACAACCAGCTGCGTTTCAGTCTTCTCTGTCAG GCGGCGCTTGAGGCTCCTAGGATCCTGAGCCTCAACAACAACCCATACTTCTCTGGACCGTACG GGGACGATGTCGTGTTCGTCTGCAACGACTGGCACACCGGCCCTCTGTCGTGCTACCTCAAGAACAATTACCGGCCCAATGGCATCTATAGGAACGCAAAG GTCGCTTTCTGCATCCACAACATCTCCTACCAGGGCCGTTTCGCCTTCGCGGACTTCCCAGAGCTGAATCTCCCTGAGATGTTCAAGTCATCGTTTGATTTCATCGACGG TTATGACACGCCTGTGGAGGGCAGGAAGATCAACTGGATGAAGGCTGGGATCCTTGAAGCCGACAAGGTCCTCACCGTGAGCCCGTATTACGCCCAAGAGCTCGTCTCCGGCGAGGCGAGGGGCTGCGAGCTTGACAATATCATGCGCCTGACCGGCATCACCGGGATCGTTAACGGCATGGACGTCAGCGAGTGGGATCCCAGCAAGGACAAGTACAACACCGTGAAATACGACGCGACAACC GCTGTCACGGCGAAGGCGCTCAACAAGGAAGCATTGCAGGCGGAGGTCGGCCTTCCGGTGGACCGGAAGATTCCGCTGGTGGCGTTCATCGGCAGGCTGGAGGAGCAGAAGGGCCCCGACGTCATGGCGGCCGCCATTCCacagctcatggaggaggacgTTCAGATCATTCTTCTG GGCACCGGCAAGAAGAAGTTTGAGCGCATGCTCATGAGCGCCGAGGAGAAGTACCCCAACAAGGTGCGGGCCGTGGTCAAGTTCAACGCGGCGCTGGCGCACCACATCATGGCCGGCGCCGACCTGCTGGCCATCACCAGCCGGTTCGAGCCCTGCGGCCTCATCCAGTTGCAGGGGATGCGATACGGGACG CCCTGTGCTTGCGCCTCCACCGGTGGACTCGTCGACACTGTCGTGGAAGGCAAGACTGGATTCCACATGGGCCGTCTCAGCGTCGAC TGTGAGGTTGTGGAGCCAGCTGATGTTCAGAAGGTCGCGACCACACTGAAACGCGCCATCAAGGTCGTCGGAACGCCGGTCTATGAGGAGATGATCAAGAACTGCATGATTCAGGATCTCTCCTGGAAG GGACCTGCCAAGAACTGGGAGAACGTGCTGCTGAGCATGGGGGTCGCCGGAAGCGAGCCGGGAATCGAAGGCGAGGAGATCGCGCCGCTCGCCAGGGAGAACGTGGCCGCACCCTGA
- the LOC133930034 gene encoding uncharacterized protein LOC133930034 yields MDRILAMSLIGAAPGNVFGPGMSAGALESFARDGRGKAEGGSRAPAGSARLAPGKGGEGAAERAREAGAKGGNDQQEGSGAGAKARFHPASDGMYCFETVAPH; encoded by the coding sequence ATGGACAGGATCCTCGCCATGTCCCTCATCGGCGCGGCTCCGGGCAACGTCTTCGGCCCCGGCATGAGCGCCGGCGCGCTGGAGAGCTTCGCCCGCGACGGGCGCGGCAAGGCGGAAGGCGGCAGCAGGGCGCCAGCGGGCAGCGCGAGGCTGGCGCCAGGGAAAGGcggggagggcgcggccgagaggGCGAGAGAGGCTGGGGCGAAGGGTGGCAATGACCAGCAGGAAGGGAGCGGCGCCGGCGCTAAAGCGCGGTTCCACCCGGCGTCGGATGGGATGTACTGCTTCGAGACCGTCGCTCCGCATTGA